The segment aaagttatattatatgtcacaaggattccgtacatataaagaacgctcaaatccatcgaataacgaagaagttatgagctGTTAAAGTTTGGCGATTAAATCGGCACGGTTCTGCGTAacgtaaaaactgaatttttgataaattactttttagcctttataatccaaactaaattcatagtattcattaaaccgggAGTTTGCATATTGGTCGGGAATTAGCCTTGGTACCTAGGCAATCTCACGATGTGAGAGGCCTCTGGACAGTGTATAAACAGAGCTGAAAATCACTccattcttcacacctttctaCTCTATTCTCTCCCAAACCCCCAAGGTCTGAAGACCTTTTCTCTAGCAGCTCCTAGGTATTAGTAGCAACTCCCGGAGTACCAAAAGACcatgagaagaagagctttcggctcagaagttccGCCCGCGCCGAAGCAGGTTCCTTGCTATACCCCCTGTAAGggagttatgcttaccttactttaagtataacttatggttaagttcattatcattattacgCACCTACAAAAAAGATTtttcagtgattccaagtcgttacagtgattgatctacttacggggatgatctCTAggatgtgatttagtgaggtgtttaaagtgggatttccaaatagtatacttcatataccaaacagaccatgcctccgatatgatcctacagggttgttccttacttgatagatcatgaaactagactttgagttaatgatgaatttagactaataattagtcgcaataaatattagattaAGAATTAATAATAATGATACAAGGTTTCGTCAAACGAAAATACAATTGTtaaaagcgaagcgctgcccgaatttcgagtcatcactttaacaaatgactacatagtccctttcatgaacatgattttaagaCAAGTCATAATAAAGGCATTAAATATATGTTGAAAAACATATGTGAGTTATATACTTAGTATCTGGAAATATgtaatatatgtatatttgatgatatacgcTATGCGAACTAGACATGGTTCTATATGTGTTAAGATTTATttacatgataataataatagaagtattataaatgagAAGACAAATGTATGTTAATACTTACTACTCTGTAGAAAATATTACACTAAATTAGGATAGCGTTTCCAAAACAGAGTTAGCATTGAAAGTTGATTACAAGCATTGTAGACTTGCTTAGTGATGAAATAAGACTTAAAAGAGATGCATAGTTCAATTAATTTTGGATATTTGGTATTATCTTATTAAAGGTATGTGTGTGGTCGGAATAGATAGTAGAAACTTTTTTCGAGGAGATTGATGATCAATGGAGTATGTCTTACGTAAAAATGTACTTTctatgtacaaagtctttttcaaagctctTTTTCTTAGGTGCTGCTTGTGTCAGGGGTATTATTATATTCTAGGGTATGATTCCTACTCATACTAGGGTATTGTAATGTGCCATAAGTATTATAATGTACAAAGTCCTTTTTTGGCACTATTCTGTGTCGGGATGCGGGAGCATATGGTAGTAGTttattagtatttccccatactttttattttgaagagttttggagtcatcttttcttttatgaagtgatcggacGAGCTTCGTGTGTTGGCGTTTCCTTTCACAAAGTAATTAAGGAGACTTTGTAGACCGCCTAATATAGTGTGTCAGTAATAGACCACTACTAGGTATATCTGATGTTGTATTGTCGGATAGGATGAGTCTGGGTCAAATACCTCACGGTGTCAGACCACTTCTAGGCATAATTATCTAGATAACCAtccctgacttaattgtcttgcTGTTTTTACGAATCGAGGTTCATGGTTAATCTtgttccattcccctcatttgatgtattTATTGATCCTTGTGTTGTTGTCAGGGAATTTCTAAAGCAACATTGTTATTTTTTTGTTCATATTGATCCTTTAGGCTAGATCATGTAAGATcgttgtatagatctatacatgggaatcgacgggatgggataagTTGTTTTAGAGATATGATATATTTGTGTTAATGATAATAGATGGATTTTCAGGTttgagatatacattattatcacattgtgggattgaaatccctatgtactcaccaggtttttccaacctgactcactcagtttattgtatcacaggtggctatatgaaagatacattctgctgagagattcaaggagtattaggcCACAAGTTTAATTATTGTCATGCTAGTAATattttgttatgcttatgttttctgtattgacgatgacatcctaatgttttaacataaataaaatagatttcattagaaatgctttgaaaatatcgttatcatgttttctgggaacaaactccacaatattattcttcaaaaatgatactctaatttttaaaataagcataatcaaatcggtcttttcttgtCGTGACCTAGAGATATCACATTTTGCGACAAGATAATCCGTCACTAACTCGATCGCTAACAAAAATATTTTCGTCGTTGATTCTGTCGCTAACTTTCAACGACAAATCTTTTACTGGCTGGCTCATTCTATTGATGATTCGTCGCTGAAGCTCTTTAGCGAAAAATTTATGGGGGATACTGCTTTCGTTGAAGCCTGTATTTCTAGTAGTTAGAAACGTCCATAATTGACTTGATGTGTCTGTGCAACGAGTAAGTTAAGACATGACATCATCAGTAACCCATGCCTCATGATTGGGATTAGTGTCTTGTCTTGCTGCATCGCCAGTTCCCACTGTGATCTTGGCTACCTGGACTACATGTGTTCCATCGAGGAAACCAAACAATTGAATACCCCGTAAGATGGGCTCAATACATGCTTTCCAAAGAAGAATGAGAAAAAATGGAACCATGGGATCTTTGAAGAAATTTGTGTGGGTTAAATTGCAAGTAATGGCAGTGGCAATCTTTGAAGAATTGATTAAGGGGACCCATGATAAGCTTATCTAGGAGAAAATCAAGAGGGTCAAGAAATAGAAAGAAGAAGGAGAAAAATGGAACCATGGGATCTTATCTCTGATAGCAAGTTGAAAATAATAATCACCTGCCTAAGAATTCCCTTAGGGATGTTTCCATGTATATAGATAACAAATACATAATATAGATCCAAATGTTTAGGATCTTTATCTATACAACAAACTAACAGATAATAACACATAATCCTTTGAATTATTCAGATGGCTTGTGTTTACAATGTTTTCTTCCCATAGTCTTGACCCTAGAATATATTAGAACATGAATGTTGCTCACAGGTGTTGACTTTTCGATGAATCTTTTTAGAATGACTCCGATAAACTAGAAAATTAAGCCAACGAAAAGCTAGGAAAAATTtacacaaaacaaaagaaaatatttgaaaaagaataatataacataaaaacaaaacaaacatatTAATTGTGTGAAAAACAACACACAAACTGTCTAAGAAAGAATGTGAAGATTGATGGATCAACTAGATAGACTTTTCTGGCTTCACAGTAGCAATTAACAAATTAGATACACCAAAAAATAGCAATGGGGAGATTCAAAAAACAAGCTATATACACCACTTAATAGCGAAGAACATTAACAACTAAACCCCACAAAAATAATCAAGTTATGCTAATGATAGAACATAAAACAAGGGGCTATACAAGTTTCTCAAAGATATATTTAAAAATAGAGAATCTAGCACGACAATGTCAAAGAAATAAAATAAGATAATGATTTATATTATACATAAACTATTACATTACGATTATACTAATCTAATAACATAATACTAActaaattaaacataatatagttgaaaaaatcattatatatatatatatatatatatatatatatatatatatatatatatatatatatatatatatatatatatatatatatatatatatatatatatatatatatatatatatatatatatatatatatatatatatatatatatatatatacacacgcaaCACAAAAGCATAGTTATaacaaaaacataattatatgGGTACAACAGTAGGCTTAGGCCCACCTAACACAAATTTGaagtgaaatatatatatatatatatatatatatatatatatatatatatatatatatatatatatttcatttatatttcttttgaATAAAAAATTCTCCCTATTTAAAACTTAAATACATAATAAAGACTAGAATTATCACCACCGGGACACCACCGCTGGAAACAACCTCTTCCACGATGCCCATTAAAGCTTAATCTTTTATGACTATCCCTAAAAATCGCAATTGAAACTTTAAACATTTCAAATCCACTATCAGATCTAATGTTTTAGTATGCTCCACCATCACCCTCCATTACCATGGATGTCGTCGCACCACCATTATACAACGCCGCCATCGTCCTCCTTTATCTTTCTCGATTTCTCTTTATCTCACTgatacacacacgcacacacactcgCAAACACTCTCTCTACCATCTACCCTTGAGCCTCTTTCTCGGTCTTTCCCTCTTCTGCATCACAACTGAAAATCGGCGTGCTTAATCTTCTCCATCCACTATCTCATTTTCATTTACAGTTTGAATGGATTTCAGAGTTTACTTTTCTGATTTAATTTGTGGATTATGGGTATTAATTCTTGGGTTTGTGGATTTGATTTTGTTGGCATAGTTGGATGTTTTATCGAGTGGCAGAACATCAAGGTTGTTTGATTTATGCTAATAGCGTTGGAGGAGGGAGAGTTTGGGTTTAAAAACATTTGAGTATGTTGGGATTTGTTGCAAGATTTGTTTTCTTTGTAGATCTTGTCAGAGTAGGGGTTTTGTTTAGGATTTAATCGTTGCAGATGAAGCTGGTCAAGAAAGGGGATGGAGAGGAACAAAGAAGGCCAAAAGGGGAGTGTTGATGGTTGTTTTCGGTGGCAACTGGTGTTTCATGGCGGCTTCTGGTGTTTTGCGGTGATATCTGGTGTTTTCCAGTGGTCTCTGGTGTTTCCAGCACAATGGTCTAATGGTTTAAAGAGTGACCGGTAAGAGCATCTGTTATacccaccacataccacatatgtgGTGGGTGCCACATCAACACCACATTCCACTACCACTAACATGGGATACCTACCACTAACACACCACTCCacatcattatttttattttttttaattcaaaaatacaataaaattacttttttttaattcaaaaattaaaataaaattacatattttataagtaaaaagcattcatttttttaaaactattttttcattaattataaaaataaaataacaacttTAAACTACATTACTTAGTTAATCTagaaaacaaacattacattaataaGAAACCGAAAAAACGTACATATAAAAATCCTAATCGTCGTTCATGCTATGTTGGTACAAATGTTCCGCGACATCTTCTCGAAGATTGAAACATGTTTCACTGTTATGAATTTCAACAACTCGCTCCAAAAAAGCATTCGTTCCGGGTACGAActcctcaattggaacgacaacgTCGTTCGGATCATACGTGCAAATCGCTCGACCTTCATCttcaataatcatattatgcattaTAATACATGCTAGGACCATTCGTTTAATTCTTTCTTTATCCCAGAGTCGTGTATCATATTTCACTACATGCCATGTTTGCTTAAGGACTCCAAATGCCCTCTCGATATCCTTTCTCGCTGATTCctgttttttgtaaaaaaatttgCTTTTTCACTTCGAGGAACCGAGTATGCCTTCATCAATGTAGAATAATCTGGGTATATCCCATCACCAACGTAGTAACCATATTTGTACGCGTGCCCGTTTACCGTGAACGTCATATCAGGTGCTTTGCCGGTCCAAATATCGTTGAAAAGTGGAGACTGACCAAGAACATTAAGATCGTTGTTAGACCCCGCTACTCCAAAAAAGGCATGCCATATCCACAAATCTTGAGATGCAACAGCTTCTAGGATGATAGTTGGTTCACCTATATCTCCTCGAGTGAACTGACCACGCCATGCAGTTGGAAATTTTTCCCAAGCCACATGCGTACAATCTAGACTGCCAAGCATACCAGGAAATCCATGCCTCTCTTCATGAGCCGAATATAATCTCTCAATATCATGTTGAGTAGGTTTACGCAAATATTGTTCGTGAAAAACCTCATAAACACATGCAGAAAACCAATCTACACATTCAACTGCGGTCCTCTCGGATACATTCAAGTATTCGTCAGATGCATCAAATGCTATACCGTATCCCAAATACCTAAGAGCAGCCGCACATTTTTGTATACTACTAAAACCCATTCTTCCTCTAGCGTcgggtttttgtttgaaaaaatcatAACGAGATTCTAAAGCATTACTAATACGTAAAAATATAGCCTTATTCAGGCGAAAACGACGTTCGAACGAGTCGTCATTATAAAGACAATTATCAGCAAAGTAATCACGTACCAATAAGTCGTGTGTGGCTTGGCGATCACGATTGACGACCGCCCTTGTACGCGCTACATTCGAACTTTCTTCGGCGTGAACGTGTTGCACAACATTGAAGAATGTCTCGACGAATTCTACGTCGTCATCCGAgtcaaaactttttaaaaattccATATTTATTGAGGGATCCATGGGTGTAATAgaatgtgtatgtatgtgtatgtgttttggtaatagaagtttatttataattgagtttgaaaaaaaaaaaaaaccggccAAAATAGCCGTTCAACGGCCAAAAACCAAACAACCAATGAAATGCATCGTTTGAATCCGTTGTCCCGAGCACGAATCACCACGAGCACGGCCTACCACGAGCCACCGGGACGGTGTGCACGTCCGTGGTTCATGGACACCTCAACCACGAAACGCCTCGTGGATAGTATACCAGTCGGTCTAATAGAATGTGTATGTACGTGTATGTGTTTTGGTAATagaagtttatttataattgagtttgaaaaaaaaacggCCAAAATAGCCGTTCAACGGCCAAAAACCAAACAACCAATGAAATGCATCGTTTGAATCCATTGTCCCGAGCACGACTCACCACGAGCACGGCCCACCACGAACCACCGGGACGGTGTGCACGTCCGTGGTTCGTGGACACCTCAACCACGAAACGCCTCGTGGATAGTATACCAGTCGGTCTAAGGGTGAGGGTGAATGTAAGGTTGGatttatttgaatttatttttttaattaataaataatgacaaaataaaaaaataaagaataaaagaaAGGGCAATATATTCTTTTTATGTCTATGAGAGACCAAacacgcaacaaaaacaaactataGGGACGTTCCGAGTGCAAAAAAGAAATgatagggaccaaacgtgaaAATTATGCAAACACAAGGACgattttagtatatatatatatatatatatatatatatatatatatatatatatatatatatatatatgagtaaattacacaaacgGTCACTATAGTTTAGTGTAATTTGTTTGGTCCCTAGCTTATTCTTTTAACTCATAAGGTCCATATTGTTAGTTTTTGTTACGCATTTGGTCCTAGCCTTATCTAAAAAattatttttcccttgatttttttatttatttaaacaaaCACACCCTCAACCccaccccctcaccttaccttacctaccatACCATTTTTCCATATtcaaataatagtctttttaggtaaaacaGAACCAAGCgcaataaaaacaaacaatagggaccaagcatgaaacaaaaacaaacagtagggaccttccgagttaaaaaaaataagtttgggaCCAAGCATGCAAATTACCCAAAACCATAGGGGCCATTCGTCAACCAATCCATAGTaatttattatttagaaaataaaaaaaaaaaaatacgtcACTATCATACCCACACCCCAATATAGTATTCTACTAGGCGAATGTCCGTACGTAGCACAAAAACACCTATAAAGTTGAATTATTCAcaaatatgtattttttaaatataacaataatgttcttgttaaatttgatataataattcgtatactaaactGATATAATATACAGATTATtttgattatatgataatatatatacatctattataacttcataatctcaatcactTAAGTAACTTTTACCTGCGAGTTacatatgaataaaattaaatataatatacggtctaatattatttatagttgttgttgttgttaattaattttttaaaattcatttgattaatgttttaatttctatccttataatcttttaaaacatcaaacactattttttgattttaaaggtaacaatataatcatttatatggagttatttttaactattgttattgtaagttattttaagcaacttatttgaaaacttttaacgattatgaaaatatatttcggaaatattttagttaaactgatataacaatttagtttttgcatttatcactttcatttatcatttttaactatttacaaaatattctttggttttttaagtggaactggaatttatattttagttgacactgtaatgttatatttaaattaataatttaactatttatatccaaattgttcaaaagttgtagctttaaactgataatagtttacatataataacattttaaatctaataaattaaatataatattgatGAATTGAAAAACTCTTAAGATCGATTTAGATCTTCAACAGGTTAATAGAGAACGACTAATCAAACAAAGCAAACATGAGTTGAATCAAAATAGTGTTGAATGATTCCAATATCGTCACACCTCAACaaagctcgattaagaacttcctcTTTAGAGGTGAGCTAGGGTTTTACAATACAATTAATGATAATTATGAAAGCGTTAATGATAAGATTGCATGCATGCAACTGATATACAaaaccctaaaacaaaacacacggctggacaggcccaaactggtGAAAAAATGGACTTAcaacctgtgacatccccatatttctcggccagaaaatacagatttaatttatgctttttaaaataaaatcagagaaatctttttaaaagatgttgcagaattggtccccaaacaaaatatgataaaagtttatcaaaacccttcattaagaaggtatatgttttccatatatatatatatatatatatatatatatatatatatatatatatatatatatatatatatatatatatatatatatatatatatatatatcaaaacctcgggatgtcatgttccgatacagatcaaaagcataaacaagacgttataagcctttcaacagttatttacaactactggcctataatccaaaaatctctcgtcgttttccgactatgctcggggtccattacctgtaatcataaaattaagtgggtcaggcttgggagcctagtgagcatatagggttttcaacccacaataataatatacttattaagttcaccaatcaacaataaccctgattacccattcccgttgtcctcactttacgtccctaaacacctatcacaagggacctagcctaaggattatcatcgggatggacactactgctaaggggtttccttagccatacatgtccttaaggaaaccatgagggagatggagtacgccaatgaacatttaattcatcaacacctacaagttgcgaacctgctagtgttccattggactatctagaaagtccatggtcgtcatctatactccgctagatgactacaacaacaacaacatcgaggcctctcaccattttaacacacatcaactatttcatctacccatgttctacccaacatattttgtagataaaaacatatacaatttaaaacttgtgtaaaacatcaattcaagagtcacctcgaataaacaattagcatatttacacataacacgtatttcaaggtaaatacttcatatctatgtgtaaattgaaagtaactacacactcacatattttggtgaagatcgggcaacaattcgtttcctaaaacgatcgcttctaataaaaccgggagttttattgagaaatcgggctctgcaaaagtcgagCTTCGAAACCggaaagataaattttccgggcttctcgggcacttcgtggggtatcctgggctttacaatcgatactggGGCTTTGTGGGATGTTAagttgaagaaaatatgaagaaaggagCTAAAtgtggcaatttcttaaaaatatccaaGAAGGCTcacagccttctatttatagggtgaagcttCTGATCCAAGTGCCGAGAAGCTTCTGATCGAACGGCTGAGAGGGTTCGCAGGCGAAGGCTCGCACGAGCCTACGCATGGCTCGCGCATGGCTCGCACCTGTgagggctcgctggcagcttctaagtggaccggagtctactggtgcacctgcgaggttcggagctaggctatgcgaggctcggaacacgcggcagcagggcgaagcttcggctggggagctggctgctttgGATTAGGCCTCCTCCTCGGTcaaatcagaagaggacacgtggcttcgcatgactcagcagtttcggtgactcagcagcctggtgactcagcaggacacgtgtcacattctaagcgagggtgacgtggcaaagtgtgactatgcgaattttctcgattttcgcgccaaaacttctaaaatccataactttcgcatatgagctccgtttttgacgttctttatatgcacgcgtagctaaaattacgatctacaacttccgtttagacttcgttggctaattttgaatttaaattttatattattatttttaacagaccgggacaggaaatccgttaaaaattcataactttttcatccgacgtccgttttcgtcagactttttaccgttgtgctcctaatgacgagacgttcaattctcatttaggttgtctcggctaaaaatcgctcgatctaaaattcgagtttttagttgtctactgctacgctgaaacttcgaaaaatcataacttcctcatacgaagtcagatttgggcgttctttttatcgaacttctcggtttaacgaatacaacgactttcgtttagattactacggctaaaaagtagtttatcgaaaactcaatttttacgacattcagcaccgtgccggttttgtcgcgaaacttcgacgggtcataacttcttcgttataactcggattttggtattctttatatccccaaaatccttgttttgaccactaaaactttgtgtaaagatatcgggcttatcttatactttaattttggcgcttatttttattcttaattaattaagccctaataattaagcataaaacacataattcacataatattcacataattccttttcatttcttcaaaatgagttacaaaggttaacctagactatcaactcaatataaattcctaggctagaaacacgagtgttacaattctctcccccttaggatgattttgtccccggaatcacatatcaccaaacaactgcgggtagcgactcatcatgtcactctctgtttcccaagtgagatttggtccattcgtatgtttccagcgcacaagcactaaatcgaccatcttgcgtcgtaacttcatagtcttacggtcaatgaTTGcatcaggttcttcgatcaacctcttgttttcatccaaccttaactcagaaatcggaattatgtcgggcacatctcctgtgaactttctcaaataacacacatgaaaggtgttatgaataccctctagttcttccggtaactctagcttgtaagattgattcccgattctctgaagaactttaaatggtccaataaaccttggactcaacttccctcttttacaaaatcttataagtcccttccacgacgagatattaagtaaaaccgaatctccaacatcgaaggatatcggttgtcttttcttgtcagcataactcttttgtcgatcttgagcagctaacatcctttcccttatcactttcaacttttcagcagtctcatggactatttcaggtcccataaactgcttttccccaacttccagccaacatgatggcgttcgacacttctccccatacaaagcgtgataaggtgccatcttaatgcttgagtggaaactattattataggagaattctactaaaggtaagtgttcatcccagttaccttggaattcaagggtacatgctctcagcatatcctccaatgtttgaatcgttcgctcgctctgaccatcggtttacggatggtaagttgtactcaaacacaacttggtacccaattcctcttgtagactcctccaaaaccttgaggtaaaacggctatcacgatcggacacaatcatTAATGGagcaccgtgaagcctcacaatttccttcacgtaagaattcgcaagtttatccatagaccatatctctttggctgctatgaaatgcgcattCTTAGTGAAgggatcaacgaccacccaaatcatgtcgtgaccgttccttgttctgggtagtttagtcacaaaatccatggtgatgtcttcccatttacccatgggtacgggtaaaggttctaaactcccatatggtttctgatgttgtgccttaaccctagcacaagttacacactcggccacatacttagcaacatcgagcttcatcgtcgaccaccaataatagggttttagatccctatacatttttgtactgccaggatgaatcgagtacatggccttgtgagcttcttccatcagaagatctcttattccgcccgtcttaggtacccaaatcctatcttggaaaaCCTTCAACTCTTGGTTGTTTGTactgaacactaacgttttgcccaaacgttcttcctttcggtcatttttctataaagcttcctcttgagctttctttatactttctacaattgttgagacaacttcaattctcaacgctcttggccttttcttttcaaggtttaccttccgactgagagcatcagcaacaacatttgctttaccagggtggtaaagtatctcatagtcgtagtccttgagtaactctagccagcgtcgtcgcctcatgttcaattccttctgattaaagagatattgaagactcttatgatcagtgaaaagtttacactttgtgccataaatataatgcctccatatcttcaaggaaaatactaccgctgccaactccagatcatgagtggggtagttcttttcatgttcctttaattgcctcgatgcatacgcgatcactttatccctttgggtcagaacacaacctaacctaactccagatgcatcgctataaactgagaagtcatcaactccttcaggcaatgaaagaatcggtgcttcacacaatctcttcttcaacttctcaaaggcttctttatgcttctcattccaagcataagtagctcctttgtgggtcaaagctgttaatggagtagcaatcgaagaaaagccttgga is part of the Lactuca sativa cultivar Salinas chromosome 7, Lsat_Salinas_v11, whole genome shotgun sequence genome and harbors:
- the LOC111898470 gene encoding uncharacterized protein LOC111898470; protein product: MEFLKSFDSDDDVEFVETFFNVVQHVHAEESSNVARTRAVVNRDRQATHDLLVRDYFADNCLYNDDSFERRFRLNKAIFLRISNALESRYDFFKQKPDARGRMGFSSIQKCAAALRYLGYGIAFDASDEYLNVSERTAVECVDWFSACVYEVFHEQYLRKPTQHDIERLYSAHEERHGFPGMLGSLDCTHVAWEKFPTAWRGQFTRGDIGEPTIILEAVASQDLWIWHAFFGVAGSNNDLNVLGQSPLFNDIWTGKAPDMTFTVNGHAYKYGYYVGDGIYPDYSTLMKAYSVPRSEKANFFTKNRNQRERISRGHLESLSKHGM